Part of the Methanomicrobia archaeon genome is shown below.
CATCGACCTGGAGAAGCTGAAACCTGCCGATCGCTGCTGGGATCTGGGGTTCTTCGCGGCCGAATTGAAGCATCACTTTATGTGGCGTCTCGGCGACCGCTGGGCGGCTGAGCCGTTCATCGGCCATTTCCTCTGGGTCTACGCCGTTACCCTTGGTGACCCGCAATTTTTCTACACGATTACGCGAAAGCTACCACTTTATATGTCCCTGGGCCTATTGAGAATAGCGAGAAATACCTGGCTGGACGAGCCGTACCGCTCCTCGCTCTTACAGGAGGCAAGACGATGCCTAAAATACGGGCTGTGATCTTCGATTGTTACGGAACCCTGGTGGATATAAAAACAAACGAGGATAAGGATGAGGTTTTTAACTATGTTTCCCTCTACCTCCAGTATTACGGCGGAACGATTGATGCGGAGAAATTGAAGTATACCTATGAGCTAGAGAAGGACCAGCTCCTGAGGGACAGTGACGAGCGCTATCCAGAAGTGGATCTAGAGCAGGTGTTTGAGCGTATACTGCTCAAGGAGGGTATGTACTGTCCCTTCCTTGCGGAGTCCTGCTGCAAGCTCCAGCGGCTCATCAGCCGCGAGCGTTTCCAGCTTTTTCCCGATACGCTGCCGGTGTTACGGGAAATGAGACGCGCGGGCTATCCCATGGCGCTCGTCTCCGATGCGCAGCGTGTCTTCTGCTGGGAAGAAGGGCGGATCCTGGGGATCAGCCAGTTCTTTGACCACATGATCGTCTCGACCGATTTCGGTTTTAAGAAGCCGGACCTCCGGCTCTTCAACGTGGTCTGCGACCTCCTGAACATCCCGCCTGCAGAGGCCGTGTATGTCGGTGACAACTACGAGCGAGACATCAAAGGCCCGAAGGATGTTGGTATGCCGGTAATAATCGTCGACCGTAATGCGGGAAAGGAGCACAAGGGCATCGAGCCGGACGCGTATGTCAATGATCTCTGGGAAGCCTGGAACTGGATAAGGAACTCAGGATAAATAAGTATGAACGCTGCTCTTGTTGTTCTCCGCTAGCTAATCGCGGACATATTACTGCAGCCCCCGTGCTCGGTATTCTGGGTCATCTAACGCACGAGCAGCACCGAACAGGGCGCATAACGAACGACGTTCTCCGCAACGCTCCCCATGAGCAGGCGATCGAGTCCCGTCCGCCCTTTACTCCCGATGACGATCAGATCATCCTCGCGCGCTGCCTTGATGATCTCGTCAGCCGGGTGCCCGTCAACGATCCGCTTGAATACCTTCACACCCAGCTGCTCACCGAGCTCTTCGAGTTCATCGAGATATGACCGCCCCTGCTTTTCTATAAGATCGTGCAGCTGCTCATAGGGCAGCCTGTCAGGGAATCCATAGAGTGCGGGCAATCCGGGGATAGCGATGACATGCATCGCAATGATGTCGACCCCCGTGGCGTGCGCGAGTGCGACCGCCTTATGAGCCGCTCTGTTCGCCACCGCCGAGCCATCCGTGGGCACGAGAATCCGCTCAAATTCCTTGGCCATTTCTATCTCCTCCGTTCACGCTTTCGACCCTGTCTTTTACTCTCCCGCTCTGCGTATTTAAATACTCGACACGGCTGCTGCGCTGCATGCTGGGGATGCTCCGTTACGTTACACCCGAACCGTCTTATAGACGCTTATGGTGCTGTCCGCGATACGGTCCCAGTCATACTTCTCGGCGACCAATCGCGAGCCGGCCTTGGCCATTCGCTTCGCCTCACGAGGATTGGCAAAGAGATACCTGATACACCACGCGATCGATTCGGGCGAGAGGTACGCCTTGATACCCGTCTCATAATTGGCGATCAGATGTACCGCTTCCGTGCCGACGATCGGCTTCGCGGCGTCCCACGCCTCCAGAATAACGATACAAAACGGTTCATTACGGCTCGGGACACAGACGATGTCGCAGGCGTTCAGCCACGCGGTCGCGACCTCGTCGGGCGCGTAACCGAGGAGTCGACAGGCATCACTCACACCCAGGTGTGCCGCGCGCCGCTCGCACGTGCGTCGCAGCTCACCCTCGCCAATGAAGACGAACTTAACGTCCCACCGCGTTGCCAGGACGCGGGGTATCGCCTCGAGCAGCAGATCCGGGCCTTTCTGATGACTCATACGCCCGATAAAGAGCACCACGGGCGCCAGCGGGTGGATACCATACTGCTGCTTGATCGCGCCGGGATCGAGTGCCCGTCGTATCTTCCCCGGCCGTATCCCGTTGGGGATCAAACTAATCTTGTAGTCGGGGATCTGGTAAAGGAACTGGATCTCGCTCTTCAGGTTCGGCGAGGTGACGATCACCGCGGCCGACTCATACCCGCCGAGCCATTCACGATGAGCGATCTCGCGGAATTCCCACCAGCCTCCGAATACATTACCGTTCCGGCCCCACTCGGTGCTGTGAAAGGTGAGCACGTAGGGCACGCCGTGTTTCCCCTTCAACTCGTTCAAAGCGAGCACGGGATGCCAATCGTGGCCGTGAAGAACATCAAAACGCCCGAAAAGGTGCTGCACCGCGTCGAACCGGGACACCATTGCCGCACACATACGATCCATCTGTGCGACAACGCCCCCGGATTGATCATGCGGGCAGCGCTGGTAATGCACACCGTTGATCTCGTCGTACTCGCACCGCCCTCCGATTCGGGTGAAGACGTGCACTTCGTGCCCCCGGGCTGCCAGTGATTCCGCAAGCTCGGAGACATGCGGTGCTATACCTCCAACCCGCACCGAATGGAGGCTCTCCCAGGAGAACATCCCGATACGCAGCGATTCCATGTCTACTAGAGTGACTCAGAGCACCCGCCGCACCTTTGGGAGCGAACTAGGTAAATGGTAAAAAATACGTGCCTAAGTTATAAATACTTGAAACGGGAGTTTTAAAAAGGATAGTACATGACCACCACAACGCGCCACGGGACTGATGGTTTACTGGTAGTGGAAGTATCTAATGAGGTCTGTAACAAAGTAGGCGGGATTTACGGGGTGCTCGCATCGAAAGCGGACGTGATGCAGGAACAATTCCCGAACTATCTCACTATTGGCCTGTACAATCATGCGACCTCGCCGCCCGATCTCGAGGAGCTGCAACCGCCCGTCGAGCTGGAAGAGATCTTTAACCGCTTTGCAACCGAAGGAATCCATGCTTACTATGGGCGGTGGAAGGGTGGACGGAGCGTGCCCTGTATCCTCCTGGACGCGCACGAGTATATGAGCCGAACGGCCACGGATGAGAGCTACAACCGGCAGATCCTGGGCATCGAGTCAAACGACCACAATCGGAATGACACCATGACGCACCTGATAAAGCGGCGTAATTGGGAGCTCTTCCAGATAGATAGTTATACGAGCGATTATTTTTATGACGAGGCGATAACGTGGTCAGAAATGGCAGGGCGGCTGATTGAGCTGCTCATGGGCACCTCACTGTATCGAGATAAGCAGGTGGTGGTCATCGCGCACGAATGGCTCTCTGCTAGTGTCATCCTCAGGAAGAAGGTGTTTAATCTGCCCTATCGTACCATATTCGTCACGCATGCGACCACGCACGGCCGGGTAGATAGTGCCCGAGGCGAGAGTGTGGCCCTGAAGATAC
Proteins encoded:
- a CDS encoding HAD family hydrolase, translating into MPKIRAVIFDCYGTLVDIKTNEDKDEVFNYVSLYLQYYGGTIDAEKLKYTYELEKDQLLRDSDERYPEVDLEQVFERILLKEGMYCPFLAESCCKLQRLISRERFQLFPDTLPVLREMRRAGYPMALVSDAQRVFCWEEGRILGISQFFDHMIVSTDFGFKKPDLRLFNVVCDLLNIPPAEAVYVGDNYERDIKGPKDVGMPVIIVDRNAGKEHKGIEPDAYVNDLWEAWNWIRNSG
- a CDS encoding glycosyltransferase family 1 protein; the encoded protein is MESLRIGMFSWESLHSVRVGGIAPHVSELAESLAARGHEVHVFTRIGGRCEYDEINGVHYQRCPHDQSGGVVAQMDRMCAAMVSRFDAVQHLFGRFDVLHGHDWHPVLALNELKGKHGVPYVLTFHSTEWGRNGNVFGGWWEFREIAHREWLGGYESAAVIVTSPNLKSEIQFLYQIPDYKISLIPNGIRPGKIRRALDPGAIKQQYGIHPLAPVVLFIGRMSHQKGPDLLLEAIPRVLATRWDVKFVFIGEGELRRTCERRAAHLGVSDACRLLGYAPDEVATAWLNACDIVCVPSRNEPFCIVILEAWDAAKPIVGTEAVHLIANYETGIKAYLSPESIAWCIRYLFANPREAKRMAKAGSRLVAEKYDWDRIADSTISVYKTVRV
- a CDS encoding universal stress protein; amino-acid sequence: MAKEFERILVPTDGSAVANRAAHKAVALAHATGVDIIAMHVIAIPGLPALYGFPDRLPYEQLHDLIEKQGRSYLDELEELGEQLGVKVFKRIVDGHPADEIIKAAREDDLIVIGSKGRTGLDRLLMGSVAENVVRYAPCSVLLVR